Proteins from one Scyliorhinus canicula chromosome 6, sScyCan1.1, whole genome shotgun sequence genomic window:
- the vgll2a gene encoding transcription cofactor vestigial-like protein 2a isoform X1: MSCLDVMYQVYGPQPYFTATYSPYHHQKLAFYSKMQEAADSTNISGSFSVHGSAIKEEESRSEKERPPEAEYLSSRCVLFTYFQGDISSVVDEHFTRALSQPSSYSPASSGSKPSRGSASSWREGAFPMNQRSFPPSFWNSAYQPSMSASLSSSLGNALAGAPTELPFGADPYSSATLHTHLHQGAPEPWHHHHYSLGSAINTQSSVYTRPSMHDVYGMGTSFDPRYSSLLVPSVRPHRLPPVPTPQCDLTKSDTASAWTTGAFTGPTSDMSQTLNLNVDAGLAHQEKNKDLYWF, from the exons ATGAGCTGTCTGGATGTTATGTACCAAGTGTATGGTCCCCAGCCTTATTTTACAGCAACTTACAGTCCTTACCACCATCAG AAACTAGCTTTTTACTCCAAAATGCAAGAAGCGGCGGACAGCACAAACATCAGCGGGTCATTTTCTGTGCACGGCTCTGCGATCAAAGAGGAAGAATCGCGCAGTGAAAAAGAGCGTCCACCCGAAGCGGAATACCTCAGCTCCCGATGCGTCCTGTTCACTTACTTCCAGGGTGACATTAGCAGTGTTGTTGATGAACATTTTACAAGGGCACTGAGCCAGCCCAGCAGTTACTCTCCCGCCAGCAGCGGCTCCAAACCTTCAAGAGGCAGCGCCAGTTCTTGGAGAG AGGGAGCCTTCCCAATGAACCAACGGAGTTTCCCTCCTTCTTTCTGGAACAGTGCTTATCAACCCTCCATGTCAGCCAGCCTAAGTAGCAGTCTTGGCAATGCCCTGGCTGGAGCTCCCACTGAGCTGCCCTTTGGAGCTGACCCATATTCAAGTGCCACTCTGCACACCCATCTACACCAAGGAGCTCCTGAGCCCTGGCACCACCATCATTACTCATTGGGCAGTGCCATCAATACACAGAGCTCTGTCTACACACGGCCCAGCATGCATGATGTATACGGGATGGGTACATCTTTTGACCCACGCTACAGTTCACTGTTAGTGCCATCAGTGAGGCCACATCGGCTTCCTCCTGTCCCTACGCCCCAGTGTGATCTGACCAAGAGTGACACTGCCTCTGCATGGACCACAGGGGCTTTCACAGGGCCCACCAGTGACATGAGCCAAACCCTCAACCTCAATGTGGATGCAG GTCTGGCGCACCAGGAAAAAAACAAGGATCTGTACTGGTTTTAG
- the vgll2a gene encoding transcription cofactor vestigial-like protein 2a isoform X2, with translation MSCLDVMYQVYGPQPYFTATYSPYHHQKLAFYSKMQEAADSTNISGSFSVHGSAIKEEESRSEKERPPEAEYLSSRCVLFTYFQGDISSVVDEHFTRALSQPSSYSPASSGSKPSRGSASSWREGAFPMNQRSFPPSFWNSAYQPSMSASLSSSLGNALAGAPTELPFGADPYSSATLHTHLHQGAPEPWHHHHYSLGSAINTQSSVYTRPSMHDVYGMGTSFDPRYSSLLVPSVRPHRLPPVPTPQCDLTKSDTASAWTTGAFTGPTSDMSQTLNLNVDAARRYSLCGGPC, from the exons ATGAGCTGTCTGGATGTTATGTACCAAGTGTATGGTCCCCAGCCTTATTTTACAGCAACTTACAGTCCTTACCACCATCAG AAACTAGCTTTTTACTCCAAAATGCAAGAAGCGGCGGACAGCACAAACATCAGCGGGTCATTTTCTGTGCACGGCTCTGCGATCAAAGAGGAAGAATCGCGCAGTGAAAAAGAGCGTCCACCCGAAGCGGAATACCTCAGCTCCCGATGCGTCCTGTTCACTTACTTCCAGGGTGACATTAGCAGTGTTGTTGATGAACATTTTACAAGGGCACTGAGCCAGCCCAGCAGTTACTCTCCCGCCAGCAGCGGCTCCAAACCTTCAAGAGGCAGCGCCAGTTCTTGGAGAG AGGGAGCCTTCCCAATGAACCAACGGAGTTTCCCTCCTTCTTTCTGGAACAGTGCTTATCAACCCTCCATGTCAGCCAGCCTAAGTAGCAGTCTTGGCAATGCCCTGGCTGGAGCTCCCACTGAGCTGCCCTTTGGAGCTGACCCATATTCAAGTGCCACTCTGCACACCCATCTACACCAAGGAGCTCCTGAGCCCTGGCACCACCATCATTACTCATTGGGCAGTGCCATCAATACACAGAGCTCTGTCTACACACGGCCCAGCATGCATGATGTATACGGGATGGGTACATCTTTTGACCCACGCTACAGTTCACTGTTAGTGCCATCAGTGAGGCCACATCGGCTTCCTCCTGTCCCTACGCCCCAGTGTGATCTGACCAAGAGTGACACTGCCTCTGCATGGACCACAGGGGCTTTCACAGGGCCCACCAGTGACATGAGCCAAACCCTCAACCTCAATGTGGATGCAG CTCGCCGTTACTCCCTATGTGGTGGACCCTGTTAA